In a genomic window of Halalkalicoccus sp. CG83:
- a CDS encoding DUF7384 family protein, with protein MGDRPDPGRIVADADVLAADLLLGGPAREVMDLIRAHSWLELVATDELLDDAEAVVRELANDDLADDWRRRIAALVTVVEQPAGDHPALAAAYRGKAGHVLTFDESLRSARAGAELRARVETSVKSPGAFLTVFDPEGLYPAVVGGEYPGPDCDPRE; from the coding sequence ATGGGTGATCGACCCGATCCCGGACGGATCGTCGCGGACGCCGACGTACTGGCCGCTGACCTGCTCCTCGGTGGACCCGCGCGGGAGGTGATGGACCTGATTCGAGCACACTCGTGGCTCGAACTCGTCGCCACCGACGAGCTACTCGACGACGCCGAGGCGGTGGTCCGAGAGCTCGCGAACGACGACCTCGCAGACGACTGGCGTCGGCGGATCGCGGCGCTCGTTACCGTCGTCGAACAGCCGGCGGGCGACCATCCCGCGCTGGCCGCCGCGTACCGCGGCAAGGCGGGACACGTCCTCACCTTCGACGAATCGCTCCGGAGCGCGCGTGCGGGCGCCGAACTTCGCGCGCGGGTGGAAACGAGCGTGAAGTCGCCCGGCGCCTTCCTAACGGTGTTCGATCCCGAGGGGCTCTATCCGGCGGTGGTCGGAGGGGAGTATCCAGGCCCCGACTGCGATCCGCGCGAATGA
- the rdgB gene encoding RdgB/HAM1 family non-canonical purine NTP pyrophosphatase → MLRFVTSNPGKVREAREYLPEPVERVAYDYPEIQSEDLGAIAAAGARDAFEEVGEPVFVDDAGLFIDAFDGFPGPYSSYVEDRLGIERVRTLASREDDDAASFRAVVAYADDDTVETFEGAVPGRIVAPCGDGGFGYDPIFEHRGRTFAEMSTEEKNAVSHRGRALSKFADWLAERNDGSRSDG, encoded by the coding sequence ATGCTCCGGTTCGTGACGAGCAACCCCGGCAAGGTCCGCGAGGCTCGAGAGTACCTTCCCGAGCCGGTCGAGCGGGTGGCATACGACTACCCCGAGATCCAGTCGGAGGATCTGGGTGCGATCGCTGCGGCGGGCGCCCGCGACGCCTTCGAGGAGGTCGGCGAACCGGTGTTCGTCGACGACGCGGGGCTGTTCATCGACGCGTTCGACGGCTTTCCGGGCCCCTACTCCTCGTACGTCGAGGACCGCCTCGGAATCGAGCGCGTCAGAACACTCGCGTCCCGCGAGGACGACGACGCCGCGAGCTTCCGAGCCGTGGTCGCCTACGCCGACGACGACACCGTCGAGACGTTCGAGGGTGCCGTCCCAGGCCGCATCGTCGCGCCGTGCGGCGACGGCGGCTTCGGCTACGATCCGATCTTCGAACACCGAGGCCGGACGTTCGCGGAGATGTCCACCGAGGAGAAGAACGCCGTCTCGCATCGAGGTCGGGCCCTCTCGAAGTTCGCCGACTGGCTCGCCGAGCGGAACGACGGATCTCGAAGTGACGGGTGA
- the secY gene encoding preprotein translocase subunit SecY: MTWKEAAEPILTRMPGVTRPEGHIPFKRKLTWTLGVLLVYFFLTNVYLWGLPEAQAGQDIFGNFRSILAGEQGTILQVGIGPIVTASIVLQLLGGAGLLGLDTNDPRDQVLYQGLQKLLVVVMTALTAFPMVFLGGFLPPSPELAAAYGQTTVQTLIFAQVFVGGVFILFLDEIVSKWGVGSGIGLFIIAGVSQRLLGGLFAWGGLPGDVGIIPTWFSILFGQTSFPSLLTSEGLQELFLGQGALLAIITTIFIFAVVVYAESVRVEIPLSHARVKGARGRFPVKLIYASVLPMILVRAVQMNIQFLGRILDSQLGTMPAWLGVYSNGQPQSGLFYYLNPIQQPGEWMWWLGQAAQAPWQIMLRVGIDLTVMVVGGAVFAIFWVETTDMGPEATARQIQNSGMQIPGFRQNVGVYEKVLERYIPQVTVIGGALVGLLAVMANMLGTIGAVSGTGLLLAVSITYKLYEEIAEEQMMEMHPMMREMFGGR, from the coding sequence ATGACCTGGAAGGAAGCCGCCGAACCGATTCTCACACGAATGCCGGGGGTGACGCGTCCGGAGGGGCACATCCCCTTCAAACGCAAGCTGACGTGGACGCTCGGCGTCCTGCTCGTCTACTTCTTCCTGACGAACGTCTACCTCTGGGGGCTGCCCGAGGCACAGGCCGGTCAGGACATCTTCGGGAACTTCCGGTCGATCCTCGCCGGCGAACAGGGGACGATCCTCCAGGTGGGGATCGGACCGATCGTCACCGCGAGTATCGTCCTCCAGCTGCTGGGCGGCGCAGGGCTGCTGGGACTGGACACGAACGACCCGCGCGATCAGGTGCTGTACCAGGGCCTCCAGAAGCTGCTGGTGGTCGTGATGACCGCCCTGACCGCGTTCCCGATGGTGTTTCTCGGCGGTTTCCTTCCCCCGAGCCCCGAACTCGCGGCGGCGTACGGCCAGACGACGGTCCAGACGCTGATCTTCGCACAGGTGTTCGTCGGCGGGGTCTTCATCCTGTTTCTCGACGAGATCGTCTCGAAGTGGGGCGTCGGCAGCGGGATCGGACTGTTCATCATCGCCGGCGTGAGCCAGCGACTCCTGGGCGGGCTGTTCGCCTGGGGCGGGCTGCCCGGCGACGTCGGCATCATCCCGACGTGGTTCTCGATCCTGTTCGGCCAGACCTCCTTCCCCTCGTTGCTGACGAGCGAGGGACTCCAGGAGCTCTTCCTCGGGCAGGGGGCGCTGCTCGCGATCATCACCACGATCTTCATCTTCGCGGTCGTGGTCTACGCCGAGTCCGTCCGCGTCGAGATCCCGCTCTCGCACGCCCGCGTGAAGGGCGCCCGCGGTCGGTTCCCCGTGAAGCTGATCTACGCGAGCGTCCTGCCGATGATCCTCGTTCGCGCGGTGCAGATGAACATCCAGTTCCTCGGGCGGATCCTCGACTCGCAGCTCGGGACGATGCCCGCCTGGCTCGGTGTCTACTCGAACGGCCAGCCCCAGTCGGGGCTGTTCTACTACCTCAACCCGATCCAGCAGCCGGGCGAGTGGATGTGGTGGCTCGGGCAGGCCGCCCAGGCCCCCTGGCAGATCATGCTTCGGGTAGGGATCGACCTCACCGTGATGGTCGTCGGCGGGGCGGTCTTCGCGATCTTCTGGGTCGAGACGACCGACATGGGCCCCGAGGCGACGGCGCGACAAATCCAGAACTCCGGGATGCAGATCCCCGGGTTCCGGCAGAACGTCGGCGTCTACGAGAAGGTCCTAGAGCGGTACATCCCGCAGGTGACGGTCATCGGCGGCGCGCTCGTAGGGCTGCTCGCCGTGATGGCGAACATGCTCGGCACCATCGGTGCGGTCTCCGGCACGGGACTGCTGCTGGCGGTGTCGATCACCTACAAGCTCTACGAGGAGATCGCGGAGGAGCAGATGATGGAGATGCACCCGATGATGCGCGAGATGTTCGGCGGACGGTAA
- a CDS encoding 50S ribosomal protein L18, translating to MATGPRYKVPMRRRREVRTDYHQRLRLLKSGKPRLVARQSNKHVRAQLITTSPQGDETLASAHSSDLADYGWEAPTGNLPSAYLTGLLAGKRALEADVEEAVLDIGLYTATPGSTLFAVQEGAIDAGLEIPHSDSVLADWSRTRGEHIAEYAEQLDEPLYSGEFDATTLPEHFDEVRETIMEE from the coding sequence ATGGCAACAGGACCACGCTATAAGGTGCCGATGCGTCGGCGCCGCGAAGTCCGAACAGACTACCACCAGAGGTTGCGCCTGCTGAAATCCGGCAAACCTCGTCTGGTTGCTCGCCAGAGCAACAAACACGTCAGGGCGCAGCTGATCACGACCAGTCCACAGGGCGACGAGACGCTCGCGAGCGCACACTCCTCGGACCTCGCCGACTACGGCTGGGAGGCCCCGACGGGGAACCTCCCCTCGGCGTATCTGACGGGGCTGCTCGCGGGAAAACGCGCGCTCGAGGCGGACGTCGAGGAGGCGGTCCTCGACATCGGCCTCTACACGGCGACGCCCGGCAGCACGCTGTTCGCGGTCCAGGAGGGCGCGATCGACGCGGGCCTCGAGATCCCGCACAGCGATTCGGTGCTGGCGGACTGGAGCCGAACCCGCGGCGAGCACATCGCGGAGTACGCAGAGCAGCTCGACGAGCCGCTGTACAGCGGCGAGTTCGACGCAACGACCCTTCCCGAGCACTTCGATGAGGTTCGGGAGACCATCATGGAGGAGTAA
- a CDS encoding poly-gamma-glutamate hydrolase family protein, with protein MKAVGSSLGLSVGAKTLVRNGKATDSITIRRYNGDATLRREHCTVGEDRLEEGGIEIGEQIRVGSDDFHSTYDSGLYTVVGTASSPGTVEMNKEGLARLGLKNNTSGFVRANAPHPEYETRGEADEHDEYGEILVDDGEQSDLVACAVHGGWIEYRTDEQAAYVAEALDVTEWSCVGYNDGGGAYDRWHITSTDIDRRAFPKLDRIGDRGFTHAVSFHGFSEPGIAIGGTASRSLRMKFRDEIDGMAEGKYDVYLADDGPYAGDSPENFANWIAGGDGGVQIEQSWDARTDDWEAIAAAVVEVYSDTL; from the coding sequence ATGAAGGCAGTCGGCTCGAGTCTCGGGCTGAGCGTCGGTGCCAAAACGCTCGTTCGGAACGGGAAGGCAACGGATTCGATCACGATACGCCGATACAACGGTGACGCCACGCTCAGGCGGGAGCACTGTACGGTCGGCGAGGATCGTTTGGAGGAGGGAGGTATCGAGATCGGTGAGCAGATACGGGTCGGAAGCGACGATTTCCACAGCACGTACGACTCCGGACTCTATACGGTCGTCGGGACCGCTTCTTCCCCTGGGACGGTCGAGATGAACAAGGAAGGGCTCGCTAGATTGGGGTTGAAGAACAACACTTCGGGATTCGTTCGAGCGAATGCGCCGCATCCGGAGTACGAAACGAGGGGGGAGGCGGACGAACACGACGAGTACGGAGAGATCCTCGTCGATGACGGCGAGCAATCCGATCTGGTCGCCTGTGCGGTTCATGGTGGTTGGATCGAATACCGGACTGACGAACAGGCGGCTTACGTTGCCGAGGCACTGGACGTGACGGAATGGTCGTGCGTCGGCTACAACGACGGTGGTGGCGCGTATGACCGATGGCATATCACCTCGACCGATATCGACAGGCGAGCCTTTCCGAAACTGGATCGAATCGGAGATCGAGGATTCACGCACGCAGTGAGCTTCCACGGGTTTTCCGAACCGGGAATCGCTATCGGCGGTACCGCCTCCAGATCGTTGAGGATGAAGTTCCGCGACGAGATCGACGGGATGGCCGAGGGGAAGTATGACGTCTACCTCGCCGATGACGGACCCTACGCGGGGGACTCGCCCGAGAACTTCGCCAACTGGATCGCCGGCGGCGACGGCGGTGTTCAGATCGAACAGAGCTGGGACGCCCGGACCGACGACTGGGAGGCCATCGCCGCTGCCGTCGTCGAGGTGTACTCGGATACGCTCTGA
- a CDS encoding 50S ribosomal protein L19e: MSDLSAQKRLAADVLDVGKNRVWFDPEAQGEIVDAITREEIRELVDQGIIQAKDKRGNSRGRARERQKKRAYGHQKGAGKRKGKAGARQDEKEQWQNQIRAQRRRLRELRDEGELSPGEYRELYNKARGGEFRSVRYMTNYIDNEYGDE; this comes from the coding sequence ATGAGCGATCTCTCGGCACAGAAGCGACTGGCGGCGGACGTTCTGGACGTCGGCAAGAACCGCGTCTGGTTCGATCCCGAGGCGCAGGGCGAGATCGTCGACGCGATCACCCGCGAGGAGATCCGCGAGCTCGTCGACCAGGGGATCATCCAGGCGAAGGACAAGCGCGGCAACTCCCGCGGACGGGCGCGAGAGCGCCAGAAGAAGCGAGCCTACGGCCACCAGAAGGGCGCGGGCAAGCGAAAGGGGAAGGCCGGCGCGCGCCAGGACGAGAAGGAACAGTGGCAGAATCAGATCAGAGCACAACGTCGACGACTGCGCGAGCTCCGCGACGAGGGCGAGCTCTCGCCCGGCGAGTACCGCGAGCTCTACAACAAGGCCCGCGGCGGGGAGTTCCGCAGCGTCCGCTACATGACCAACTACATCGACAACGAATACGGTGACGAATAA
- a CDS encoding DUF6789 family protein, with amino-acid sequence MDDRVTAVTSGLLATAAMLAFMWPIDAFTSHRLEAHRAIAEMLNAPESVGVAVFVIAGTLVWPLVFFAIGQHLAPREVMRGVVLSLLLWIVFSVVFVPTVSLSYFLVFMVLSLLAHLVYGSVLGFTFARLGGEHR; translated from the coding sequence GTGGACGACAGAGTCACGGCCGTCACGAGCGGCCTGCTCGCCACCGCAGCGATGCTCGCGTTCATGTGGCCCATAGACGCGTTCACGTCGCACCGACTGGAGGCACATCGGGCCATCGCCGAGATGCTCAACGCGCCGGAGAGCGTCGGCGTGGCGGTCTTCGTGATCGCCGGAACGCTCGTGTGGCCGCTCGTGTTCTTCGCGATCGGCCAGCATCTCGCTCCCCGCGAAGTCATGCGAGGGGTGGTGTTGTCACTACTCCTCTGGATCGTCTTCTCCGTCGTCTTCGTCCCGACGGTCTCCCTGAGCTACTTCCTGGTCTTCATGGTGCTCAGCCTCCTGGCCCATCTGGTCTACGGGTCGGTGCTCGGGTTCACCTTCGCTCGACTCGGCGGGGAACACCGGTGA
- a CDS encoding 50S ribosomal protein L6, with translation MPRTEITLPEEVSAEVDHLELTVSGPDGEVTRRLWYPDVSVSTGTTTVEEETDDGETEQREVDAVLIESDEEDAKTKATLGTFESHVRNMIRGVSEGWEYRMEVLYSHFPMQVSVENDEIVIENFLGERAARRSSIHGDTEVEIDGEELVLRGPNKEDVGQTAADIEQLTRVSGKDNRVFQDGVYIVEKPKGGV, from the coding sequence ATGCCACGAACAGAAATCACACTACCGGAGGAGGTTTCGGCCGAGGTCGACCACCTCGAACTGACGGTCTCGGGGCCGGACGGCGAGGTCACTCGCCGGCTGTGGTACCCGGACGTCTCCGTCTCGACGGGGACGACCACCGTCGAGGAGGAGACCGACGATGGCGAGACCGAGCAGCGCGAGGTCGACGCGGTCCTCATCGAGAGCGACGAGGAGGACGCGAAGACGAAGGCGACGCTCGGCACGTTCGAGAGCCACGTCCGCAACATGATCCGCGGCGTGAGCGAGGGGTGGGAGTACCGGATGGAGGTCCTGTACTCGCACTTCCCGATGCAGGTGTCGGTCGAGAACGACGAGATCGTCATCGAGAACTTCCTCGGCGAGCGAGCGGCGCGACGGTCGTCGATCCACGGCGACACCGAGGTCGAGATCGACGGCGAGGAGCTCGTCCTCCGCGGTCCGAACAAGGAGGACGTCGGCCAGACCGCCGCGGACATCGAACAGCTCACGCGGGTCAGCGGCAAGGACAACCGCGTGTTTCAGGACGGCGTCTACATCGTCGAGAAACCCAAAGGAGGCGTCTAA
- the rpmD gene encoding 50S ribosomal protein L30, with product MQAVVQIRGDVNMDYDVEDTLSMLNLHRVNHCALVPEHETFRGMIAKVNDYVAYGEPSSEVVETLIRKRAEPAEGSGEIDDEWLAENTEYDSVEALAEALLDEETTLGEQGLTPVLRLHPPRGGHKGIKHPASQGGQLGKHTTEEIDDLLEAMR from the coding sequence ATGCAGGCGGTCGTCCAGATCCGCGGCGACGTCAACATGGACTACGACGTGGAGGACACCCTCTCGATGCTGAACCTCCACCGAGTGAACCACTGTGCGCTCGTCCCCGAACACGAGACGTTCCGCGGGATGATCGCGAAGGTGAACGACTACGTCGCCTACGGCGAGCCGAGCAGCGAGGTCGTCGAGACGCTGATCCGCAAGCGAGCGGAGCCCGCCGAGGGCAGCGGCGAGATCGACGACGAGTGGCTCGCGGAGAACACCGAGTACGACTCGGTGGAGGCGCTCGCGGAGGCGCTTCTCGACGAGGAGACGACGCTGGGAGAACAGGGGCTCACGCCCGTCCTCCGGCTCCACCCGCCGCGTGGCGGTCACAAGGGGATCAAGCATCCCGCGAGCCAGGGCGGACAGCTGGGCAAACACACGACCGAGGAGATCGACGACCTCCTCGAGGCGATGCGATAA
- a CDS encoding Rieske (2Fe-2S) protein yields the protein MSGRYRLTSVDTVSEEGAWLFTVRDGHGEEREVFLVPCEDDESTVEAWVNSCTHEAQPLYREGVGTVVREGEVVCPKHGSTFDACSGHCDNGPAAETTLPDVDVSVENGQVYLTDDDVRFLREGASSDDEEDGGPSSTSHLRF from the coding sequence ATGAGCGGTCGCTACCGGTTGACGAGCGTCGACACCGTCAGCGAGGAGGGAGCCTGGTTGTTCACGGTACGTGACGGCCACGGCGAGGAGCGGGAGGTGTTCCTCGTTCCCTGCGAGGACGACGAGAGCACGGTCGAGGCGTGGGTCAACAGCTGTACCCACGAGGCCCAGCCCCTGTATCGCGAGGGCGTGGGCACGGTAGTTCGCGAGGGAGAGGTGGTCTGTCCGAAGCACGGCTCGACGTTCGACGCCTGTTCGGGCCACTGTGACAACGGTCCCGCGGCGGAGACGACGCTCCCGGACGTCGACGTCTCGGTCGAGAACGGACAGGTCTATCTGACCGACGACGACGTCCGGTTCCTCCGGGAAGGCGCGAGCAGCGACGACGAGGAGGACGGCGGCCCGAGCTCGACCTCGCACCTCCGGTTCTGA
- a CDS encoding DNA-methyltransferase, whose amino-acid sequence MRTEHALHVGDARDMSLADESVELVVTSPPYPMIEMWDEAFTDLDPAIGTALESNDGDAAFERMHAVLDEVWTELDRVLAEGAIVCVNVGDATRTVGDRFRVYPNHVRITRTFRELGFDPLPDLLWRKPANSAAKFMGSGMVPPNAYPTLEHEHVLVFRKGGPRSFEPRSERRYESAYFWEERNRWFSDLWTDVRGIAQPLESDDLRDRSGAFPFALPYRLINMFSTYGERVLDPFWGTGTTTLAAMVAGRNSVGYEIDEAFVEAFPDRIEGIEAFSRRVLTDRLDAHREFVERVGREELSYIAEHYDVPVRTKQERRIRFYAVDAVERTETGYEVVHRPFDPAG is encoded by the coding sequence ATGCGGACCGAACACGCCCTCCACGTCGGGGACGCCCGCGATATGTCACTGGCCGACGAGTCGGTCGAACTCGTCGTCACGTCGCCGCCGTACCCGATGATCGAGATGTGGGACGAGGCGTTCACGGACCTCGACCCGGCGATCGGAACCGCCCTCGAGTCGAACGACGGCGACGCGGCCTTCGAGCGGATGCACGCCGTCCTCGACGAAGTCTGGACGGAGCTCGATCGGGTGCTCGCGGAGGGCGCCATCGTCTGCGTCAACGTCGGCGACGCCACCCGGACCGTCGGAGATCGCTTCCGGGTCTATCCGAACCACGTCCGGATCACGCGGACGTTCCGCGAACTCGGGTTCGATCCCCTCCCCGACCTCCTCTGGCGAAAGCCTGCGAACAGCGCCGCGAAGTTCATGGGCTCGGGGATGGTGCCGCCGAACGCCTACCCGACGCTCGAACACGAACACGTGCTCGTCTTCCGCAAGGGCGGTCCCCGGTCGTTCGAACCCCGATCGGAGCGGCGCTACGAGAGCGCGTACTTCTGGGAGGAACGAAACCGGTGGTTCTCCGACCTCTGGACCGACGTGCGTGGGATCGCCCAGCCCCTCGAGTCGGACGACCTGCGCGATCGCTCGGGGGCGTTCCCGTTCGCGTTACCCTACCGGCTGATCAACATGTTCTCGACCTACGGAGAACGGGTGCTCGACCCGTTCTGGGGGACTGGAACGACGACGCTGGCGGCGATGGTCGCCGGACGGAACTCGGTCGGGTACGAGATCGACGAGGCGTTCGTCGAGGCGTTTCCCGACCGGATCGAAGGAATCGAGGCGTTCTCGCGGCGCGTGCTCACGGACCGCCTCGACGCCCACCGGGAGTTCGTCGAGCGCGTCGGCCGCGAGGAGCTCTCCTACATCGCGGAACACTACGACGTGCCCGTCCGGACGAAACAGGAGCGACGCATCCGGTTCTACGCGGTCGACGCCGTCGAACGGACCGAGACCGGTTACGAGGTCGTCCACCGCCCGTTCGACCCGGCCGGTTGA
- a CDS encoding uL15m family ribosomal protein yields the protein MTNKKRRQRGSRTHGGGTHKNRRGAGHRGGRGAAGRSKHEFHNYGPLGKHGFTRPEKVKETVLTIDVQKLDEDAPLYVADDLASEEDGSYHLDARDIVEDGHEADAVKVLGGGQVRNALSITADAFSASAVELVEEAGGEAIVSERGQVEEESDEEDGESEPQSIEPTADEA from the coding sequence ATGACGAACAAGAAACGACGCCAGCGCGGTTCGCGCACGCACGGCGGCGGCACGCACAAGAACCGGCGCGGCGCCGGCCACCGGGGCGGACGCGGGGCTGCCGGACGCAGCAAACACGAGTTCCACAACTACGGGCCGCTCGGCAAACACGGCTTCACTCGACCGGAGAAGGTCAAGGAGACTGTCCTCACGATCGACGTCCAGAAGCTCGACGAGGACGCCCCGCTCTACGTCGCGGACGACCTCGCGAGCGAGGAGGACGGGAGCTACCACCTCGACGCCCGGGACATCGTCGAGGACGGCCACGAGGCCGACGCGGTGAAGGTGCTCGGCGGCGGCCAGGTCCGCAACGCGCTCTCGATCACCGCGGACGCCTTCTCCGCGAGCGCGGTCGAGCTCGTCGAGGAGGCCGGCGGCGAGGCGATCGTCTCCGAGCGCGGACAGGTCGAGGAGGAGTCCGACGAGGAGGACGGCGAATCAGAACCACAAAGTATTGAACCAACGGCTGACGAAGCGTAA
- a CDS encoding 50S ribosomal protein L32e produces the protein MAEEEEHEETETETEVEQETEDTEEATPSEDEQAAPDDPVELSDISGVGDAKADALREAGFETVEDVKAASQGELADVEGIGNALAARIKADVGGLEVEEETEADVEDTEPETEVEETEAAETELQARGLTEKTPQLDDEEVRLLGERARVSKPQFNRQDYHMKKRTPTSWRRPRGGLSKQRRRIKGKGQVVKAGFRTPTEVRGRHPSGFEEVRVHNVDDLEGVDGDREAVRIASSVGARKRERIEEEAENAGVRVLNPTYVEVEVNEE, from the coding sequence ATGGCCGAAGAAGAAGAGCACGAGGAGACCGAGACCGAGACCGAAGTCGAACAGGAGACCGAGGACACCGAGGAGGCGACCCCCTCGGAGGACGAGCAGGCAGCCCCCGACGACCCGGTCGAGCTGAGCGACATCAGCGGCGTCGGCGACGCGAAGGCCGACGCGCTGCGCGAGGCCGGCTTCGAGACCGTCGAGGACGTCAAGGCGGCGAGCCAGGGCGAACTCGCGGACGTCGAGGGGATCGGTAACGCACTGGCCGCACGAATCAAGGCCGACGTCGGCGGACTCGAGGTCGAGGAGGAGACCGAGGCCGACGTCGAGGACACCGAGCCCGAAACCGAGGTCGAGGAGACCGAGGCGGCCGAGACCGAACTGCAGGCGCGCGGGCTCACGGAGAAGACGCCCCAGCTCGACGACGAGGAGGTCCGCCTCCTCGGCGAGCGAGCCCGCGTCAGCAAGCCGCAGTTCAACCGCCAGGACTACCACATGAAGAAGCGAACGCCGACCTCGTGGCGCCGCCCCCGCGGCGGGCTCTCGAAGCAGCGCCGTCGCATCAAGGGGAAGGGTCAGGTCGTCAAGGCCGGCTTCCGCACGCCGACCGAGGTCCGCGGTCGTCACCCGAGCGGCTTCGAGGAGGTCCGCGTCCACAACGTCGACGACCTCGAGGGCGTCGACGGGGACCGAGAGGCAGTGCGCATCGCCTCGTCGGTCGGCGCACGCAAGCGCGAACGCATCGAGGAGGAGGCAGAGAACGCGGGCGTCCGCGTTCTCAACCCCACGTACGTCGAAGTCGAGGTGAACGAGGAATGA
- a CDS encoding 30S ribosomal protein S5 yields MSQRNDGWEPVTRLGRLVRDGEIETMEEALNSGLPLKETEIVDQLLPGLEDDVLDINMVQRMTDSGRRVKFRCVCVVGNRDGYVGYAEGRDDQVGGAIQKAIGIAKLNIIKVDRGSGSWEDRAGGTHSLQRKSTGKAGSVTVEVIPAPKGLGLAAAETVRSVLELAGIEDAWTKSHGNTRTTVNLAKATFNALENASQSRVPDHVQEQRQQEVVE; encoded by the coding sequence ATGTCACAACGAAACGACGGGTGGGAGCCCGTCACACGGCTCGGCCGACTCGTCCGCGACGGCGAGATCGAGACGATGGAGGAGGCGCTCAACTCGGGACTGCCGCTGAAGGAGACGGAGATCGTCGACCAGCTCCTTCCCGGCCTCGAGGACGACGTACTGGACATCAACATGGTCCAGCGGATGACCGACTCGGGCCGCCGGGTGAAGTTCCGGTGTGTCTGCGTCGTCGGCAACCGCGACGGCTACGTCGGCTACGCGGAGGGCCGTGACGACCAGGTCGGCGGCGCCATCCAGAAGGCGATCGGCATCGCGAAGCTGAACATCATCAAGGTCGACCGCGGCAGCGGCTCCTGGGAGGACCGCGCGGGCGGCACCCACTCGCTGCAGCGAAAGTCGACCGGCAAGGCCGGCAGCGTCACCGTCGAGGTCATCCCGGCACCGAAGGGCCTCGGGCTCGCGGCCGCCGAGACCGTCCGCAGCGTGCTCGAGCTCGCCGGCATCGAGGACGCCTGGACGAAGAGCCACGGCAACACCCGGACGACGGTCAACCTCGCGAAGGCGACGTTCAACGCGCTCGAGAACGCCTCGCAGTCGCGGGTGCCCGACCACGTCCAGGAGCAGCGACAGCAGGAGGTCGTCGAATGA
- a CDS encoding potassium channel family protein, whose protein sequence is MKFVIVGYGRVGMRTARILHEEGHEVAIVDDDPEKVKRARSAGFEAVEGDGGNESVLESVGVEEADALAGLTGDLNVNFAACSVGTHHGCRTVMRIDDDYREEIYKKYADDVDEIIYPERLGAAGAKTALLGGDFNLVADLTERLQLTTVTVREGSPAIGKRVSEVELPSGARIYAHGAAGAAMTIPMPRTTIEAGDQVAVIVEQESVEGVRAALLGAEGRNAA, encoded by the coding sequence ATGAAGTTCGTCATCGTCGGGTACGGTCGCGTCGGGATGCGGACCGCACGGATCCTCCACGAGGAGGGTCACGAAGTCGCCATCGTCGACGACGATCCGGAGAAGGTGAAACGCGCCCGCTCGGCCGGGTTCGAGGCGGTCGAGGGCGACGGCGGCAACGAGTCCGTGCTCGAGTCGGTCGGCGTCGAGGAGGCGGACGCGCTCGCCGGGCTCACGGGCGACCTCAACGTCAACTTCGCGGCGTGTTCGGTCGGGACCCACCACGGCTGTCGGACCGTCATGCGGATCGACGACGACTACCGCGAGGAGATCTACAAGAAGTACGCCGACGACGTCGACGAGATCATCTACCCCGAGCGACTGGGGGCGGCCGGCGCGAAGACCGCCCTGCTGGGCGGCGACTTCAACCTCGTCGCGGACCTCACCGAACGGCTCCAGCTCACCACCGTCACCGTTCGTGAGGGCTCGCCAGCGATAGGAAAGCGGGTTAGCGAGGTCGAACTACCATCGGGCGCACGGATCTACGCCCACGGAGCGGCCGGGGCGGCCATGACCATTCCCATGCCCCGGACGACGATCGAGGCCGGCGACCAGGTGGCGGTGATCGTCGAACAGGAGAGCGTCGAGGGGGTTCGGGCCGCCCTCCTGGGGGCCGAGGGACGGAACGCTGCGTAG